One genomic region from Lynx canadensis isolate LIC74 chromosome E1, mLynCan4.pri.v2, whole genome shotgun sequence encodes:
- the CDR2L gene encoding cerebellar degeneration-related protein 2-like yields MRRAAVMEDFTEEEEPWYDQQDLEQDLHLAAELGKTLLERNKELEESLQQMYATNEEQVQEIEYLTKQLDTLRHMNEQHAKVYEQLDLTARDLELTNQKLVLESKAAQQKIHGLTETIERLQAQVEELQAQVEQLRGLEQLRVRREKRERRRTIHTFPCLKELCTSPRCEDAFRLHSSSLELGPRPLEQENERLQTLVGALRSQVGQERQRKERAEREYAAVLQEYAELERQLCEMEGCRLRAQELEAELLELQQMKQAKTYLLGREDHLAEALLAPLTQAPEADDPQPGSGDDSAAQDGVSSPAASPGHAVRKSCSDTALNAIVAKDPASRHAGNLTLHANSVRKRGMSILREVDEQYHALLEKYEELLSKCRQHGAGVRHAGVQTSRPISRDSSWRDLRGGEEGRGEARVGEKSLSQHVEAVDKRLEQSQPEYKALFKEIFSRIQKTKADINATKVKTHSSK; encoded by the exons ATGCGGAGAGCCGCCGTGATGGAGGACTTCACAGAGGAAGAGGAGCCCTGGTACGACCAGCAGGACCTGGAACAGG ACTTGCACTTGGCCGCAGAGCTGGGGAAGACCCTGCTGGAGAGGAACAAGGAGCTGGAGGAGTCTCTGCAGCAGATGTATGCCACCAATGAGGAGCAAGTGCAGGAGATCGAG TACCTAACCAAGCAGCTGGACACGCTGCGGCACATGAATGAGCAGCATGCCAAAGTGTACGAACAGCTGGACCTGACAGCCCGCGACCTGGAGCTGACCAACCAGAAGCTGGTGCTGGAGAGTAAGGCTGCCCAGCAGAAGATCCATGG gctgacGGAGACCATCGAGCGCCTGCAGGCCCAGGTGGAGGAACTGCAGGCCCAGGTGGAGCAGCTTCGGGGCCTGGAGCAGCTGCGCGTGCGCCGGGAGAAGCGGGAACGCAGGCGCACCATCCACACCTTCCCCTGTCTCAAGGAGCTGTGCACCAGTCCCCG GTGCGAGGATGCCTTCCGCCTGCACAGTTCCTCGTTGGAGCTGGGCCCGCGGCCCCTGGAGCAGGAGAACGAGCGGCTGCAGACGTTGGTGGGTGCGCTGCGTTCCCAGGTGGGCCAGGAGCGGCAGCGCAAGGAGCGGGCGGAGCGCGAGTACGCGGCGGTGCTGCAGGAGTACGCGGAGCTGGAGCGGCAGCTGTGCGAGATGGAGGGCTGCCGCCTCCGCGCGCAGGAGCTGGAGGCCGAGCTGCTGGAGCTGCAGCAGATGAAGCAGGCGAAGACCTACCTGCTGGGCCGGGAGGACCACCTGGCCGAGGCCCTGCTCGCGCCCCTCACCCAGGCCCCGGAGGCCGATGACCCCCAGCCCGGCAGCGGGGACGACTCGGCCGCCCAGGACGGCGTCTCCTCTCCGGCCGCCTCCCCGGGCCATGCCGTCCGCAAGAGCTGCAGCGACACGGCGCTCAACGCCATCGTGGCCAAAGACCCAGCCAGCCGGCACGCGGGCAACCTGACGCTGCACGCCAACAGCGTGCGCAAGCGGGGCATGTCCATCCTGCGGGAAGTGGACGAGCAGTACCACGCGCTGCTCGAGAAGTACGAGGAGCTGCTGAGCAAGTGCCGGCAGCACGGCGCCGGGGTGCGGCATGCCGGCGTGCAGACCTCGCGGCCCATCTCCCGCGACAGCTCGTGGAGAGACCTTCGCGGGGGCGAGGAGGGCCGGGGGGAGGCCAGGGTGGGCGAGAAGAGCCTGAGCCAGCACGTGGAGGCTGTGGACAAGCGGCTGGAGCAGAGCCAGCCCGAGTACAAGGCGCTCTTCAAAGAGATCTTCTCCAGAATCCAGAAGACCAAGGCCGACATCAATGCCACCAAAGTGAAGACGCACAGCAGCAAGTGA
- the MRPL58 gene encoding peptidyl-tRNA hydrolase ICT1, mitochondrial, with product MAAARCLCWGLRRAGTWLLPPPVCCPQRVLHKQADGTEFQSIYSLDKLYPESRGSDTAWRVPDDAKQANNDIPLDRLTISYCRSSGPGGQNVNKVNSKAEVRFHLATAEWIPEPARQKMAITHKNKINKSGELIVTSECSRYQFRNLADCLQKIRDMIAEASQPAKEPSKEDAVLHRIRIENMNRERLRKKRIHSVIKTGRRVDMD from the exons ATGGCGGCGGCCCGGTGTCTATGCTGGGGCCTGAGACGAGCCGGGACCTGGCTGCTCCCGCCGCCCGTGTGCTGCCCCCAGCGGGTTCTGCACAAGCAGGCCGACGGCACAGAGTTCCAGAGTATCTACAGCCTGGACAAGCTCTACCCCGAATCCCGGGGCTCGGACACCGCCTGGAGGGTCCCG GATGATGCAAAGCAAGCCAATAATGACATTCCTCTAG ATCGTTTGACGATATCTTATTGTCGGAGTAGCGGTCCTGGGGGCCAGAATGTTAACAAAG TGAATTCCAAGGCTGAAGTCAGGTTCCATTTGGCAACCGCCGAGTGGATTCCCGAGCCTGCGCGGCAGAAGATGGCCATCACG CATAAAAATAAGATCAACAAGTCAGGAGAGTTGATAGTCACCTCTGAATGCAGTCGCTATCAGTTCCGAAATCTGGCAGATTGTCTTCAGAAAATTCGAGACATGATTGCTGAGGCCAGCCAGCCAGCTAAGGAGCCATCCAAAGAAGATGCTGTACTACACAGGATAAG GATAGAAAACATGAATCGGGAAAGGCTGAGAAAAAAGAGGATACATTCTGTCATAAAGACAGGCAGGAGAGTAGATATGGACTGA